A region of Piscinibacter gummiphilus DNA encodes the following proteins:
- a CDS encoding efflux transporter outer membrane subunit: protein MTHSSSFPWRHRLLALAAAAALAACATPIATTRPDLALPGTWAEASFANAADRAVERDWWRGFGSDELARLIDEAQAGSPDLRIAAERVTQAELSARLAGSSLYPQVSVGADMGSQYSRTRGEAGVTRDATSATIGINYEIDLWGRVAAVNESARASLRGSRYDLETARLSLTTGVANAYFQVVAARIQLDVTRRNLAIAEKLFSIVEARYRNGVASALDVSQQRTTVLSQRATILPLEVAERQSLSALAILLGRPPQGMTVAAMDFSAISVPEPAAGLPSTLLTRRPDIASAEASLAAADANVAAARAALLPTISLSGAAGLASDSLLTLSNPAFSVGITASVLRSLFDADSKQNQVEVNESSRRALVEAYRRDVHAALKEVDDALANVGRFREQQKTREVIRDEAARSLRLSEVQLREGTATLSTLLDAQRALFTAENELALVVQARLGASVDLFKALGGGWEMPASDPTAARASR from the coding sequence ATGACCCATTCCTCTTCGTTCCCCTGGCGCCATCGCCTCCTCGCGCTGGCCGCGGCCGCCGCGCTCGCCGCCTGCGCCACACCCATCGCCACCACCCGCCCCGACCTCGCGCTGCCGGGAACCTGGGCCGAGGCCTCGTTCGCGAACGCGGCCGACCGCGCCGTCGAACGCGACTGGTGGCGCGGTTTCGGTTCCGACGAACTCGCCCGCCTGATCGACGAAGCCCAGGCCGGCAGCCCCGACCTGCGCATCGCCGCCGAACGCGTGACCCAGGCCGAGCTGTCGGCTCGGCTCGCCGGCTCGTCGCTGTACCCGCAGGTGAGCGTGGGCGCCGACATGGGCTCGCAGTACAGCCGCACCCGCGGCGAGGCCGGCGTCACGCGCGACGCCACCAGCGCCACCATCGGCATCAACTACGAGATCGACCTGTGGGGTCGTGTGGCCGCCGTCAACGAAAGCGCCCGCGCCTCGCTGCGCGGCAGCCGGTACGACCTCGAGACGGCGCGCCTCTCGCTGACGACGGGCGTGGCCAACGCGTACTTCCAGGTGGTCGCCGCCCGCATCCAGCTCGACGTCACCCGCCGCAACCTCGCGATCGCCGAGAAGCTGTTCAGCATCGTCGAGGCCCGCTACCGGAACGGCGTGGCCTCGGCGCTCGACGTGAGCCAGCAGCGCACGACGGTGCTGTCGCAGCGGGCCACCATCCTGCCGCTGGAGGTGGCCGAACGGCAATCGCTCAGCGCACTGGCCATCCTGCTCGGCCGTCCGCCGCAAGGCATGACGGTGGCGGCCATGGACTTCAGCGCCATCTCGGTGCCGGAGCCGGCGGCCGGGCTACCGTCGACACTGCTCACCCGCCGCCCCGACATCGCCAGCGCCGAGGCGTCGCTCGCCGCGGCCGACGCCAACGTGGCGGCGGCCCGTGCGGCGCTGCTGCCCACGATCTCGCTGTCGGGCGCGGCCGGGCTCGCGAGCGACTCGCTGCTGACGCTGTCGAACCCCGCCTTCAGCGTCGGCATCACCGCGTCGGTGCTGCGCTCGCTGTTCGATGCGGACAGCAAGCAGAACCAGGTCGAGGTCAACGAGTCCTCCCGCCGGGCGCTCGTCGAGGCCTACCGTCGCGACGTGCATGCCGCGCTGAAGGAGGTCGACGATGCGCTCGCGAACGTGGGCCGCTTCCGCGAACAGCAGAAGACGCGCGAGGTGATCCGCGACGAAGCGGCGCGGTCGCTGCGGCTGTCGGAGGTGCAGCTGCGCGAAGGCACGGCCACGCTCAGCACGCTGCTGGACGCGCAGCGTGCGCTGTTCACCGCGGAGAACGAACTCGCGCTCGTGGTGCAGGCGCGCCTCGGGGCGTCGGTCGACCTGTTCAAGGCGCTCGGCGGCGGCTGGGAAATGCCCGCCAGCGATCCGACGGCGGCGCGCGCGTCGCGCTGA
- a CDS encoding MacB family efflux pump subunit, protein MDRAQETAPLVRRERPDTEVPLIRLRKVTKTYGSGELAVTVLHGVDLDIYEGEFVAIMGASGSGKSTLMNILGALDKPSTGTYEFMGRDVSKLDRDELARLRRDDFGFVFQQYNLIPSASAAENVEVPAIYSGLDTVERHERAKALLSELGLQDKLQNRPNQLSGGQQQRVSISRALMNGGRIVLADEPTGALDSKSGADVMRLLADLSARGHTVILITHAKEVADHAHRLIEIRDGDILSDQGPAPVSPTQQPFVRPVVPREGTHLGDIVEAARMAFRSLRANVFRAALTLLGIVIGVGSVIAMLAIGDGAKQQVIDRISAMGSNLLLVRPGAPNQRGFSSTATLVLSDVYAVDEVPNVLAAVPEQTSTATLRVGTSDVSTSVNGTSFKFPIARQWPVAKGSFFSEDDEAGYATVAVLGETVAKALFPDTEPVGQFVLINNLLFQVVGVMTPRGASPMGSDQDDIVFVPYATSSLRLSGQRYLRNVTVAVDDVKRIDETQDEVEKLLADRHGVVDFQIRNMASIIEATEQTQNTLTILLGSIAAISLLVGGIGVMNIMLVSVTERTREIGIRMATGAREANIMQQFLIEAVVVSALGGAIGVAGGLATAAIIGAFGTPIQYSVAPVVLAFGCAFATGLVFGYLPAKKAAKLDPVVALSAE, encoded by the coding sequence ATGGACCGCGCCCAGGAAACCGCGCCGCTCGTGCGGCGTGAACGGCCCGACACCGAGGTGCCGCTGATCCGCCTGCGCAAGGTCACGAAGACCTACGGCAGCGGCGAACTCGCGGTCACCGTGCTGCATGGCGTCGACCTCGACATCTATGAAGGCGAGTTCGTCGCGATCATGGGCGCGTCCGGGTCGGGCAAGTCCACGCTGATGAACATCCTCGGCGCGCTCGACAAGCCCAGCACCGGCACGTACGAGTTCATGGGCCGCGACGTCTCGAAGCTCGACCGCGACGAACTCGCGCGCCTGCGCCGCGACGACTTCGGCTTCGTGTTCCAGCAGTACAACCTGATCCCGAGCGCCAGCGCCGCCGAAAACGTCGAGGTGCCGGCCATCTACTCGGGCCTGGACACCGTCGAACGCCACGAGCGCGCGAAGGCGCTGCTGAGCGAGCTGGGCCTGCAGGACAAGCTGCAGAACCGCCCGAACCAGCTGTCGGGTGGCCAGCAGCAGCGGGTGTCGATCTCGCGCGCCCTGATGAACGGCGGGCGCATCGTGCTCGCCGACGAACCCACCGGCGCGCTGGACAGCAAGAGCGGCGCCGACGTGATGCGCCTGCTGGCCGACCTGTCGGCCCGCGGGCACACGGTGATCCTGATCACCCACGCGAAGGAGGTGGCGGACCACGCGCACCGCCTGATCGAGATCCGCGACGGCGACATCCTCTCCGACCAGGGCCCGGCCCCCGTCTCGCCCACGCAGCAACCGTTCGTGCGGCCCGTGGTGCCGCGCGAGGGCACGCACCTCGGCGACATCGTCGAGGCCGCCCGCATGGCCTTCCGTTCGCTGCGCGCGAACGTGTTCCGGGCGGCGCTCACGCTGCTCGGCATCGTGATCGGCGTGGGCTCGGTGATCGCCATGCTCGCGATCGGCGACGGCGCGAAGCAGCAGGTGATCGACCGCATCAGCGCCATGGGCTCGAACCTGCTGCTCGTGCGCCCCGGCGCGCCGAACCAGCGGGGTTTCAGCAGCACTGCCACGCTCGTGCTGTCGGACGTGTACGCGGTGGACGAGGTGCCCAACGTGCTCGCCGCGGTGCCCGAACAGACCAGCACGGCCACGCTGCGCGTGGGCACGTCGGACGTCAGCACCAGCGTCAACGGCACGTCGTTCAAGTTCCCCATCGCCCGGCAGTGGCCCGTGGCCAAGGGCAGTTTCTTCAGCGAGGACGACGAGGCGGGCTACGCCACGGTGGCGGTGCTGGGCGAGACCGTCGCCAAGGCCCTGTTCCCCGACACCGAGCCGGTGGGCCAGTTCGTGCTGATCAACAACCTGCTGTTCCAGGTGGTGGGCGTGATGACGCCCCGCGGTGCTTCGCCGATGGGGTCCGACCAGGACGACATCGTGTTCGTGCCGTACGCCACGAGCAGCCTGCGGCTGTCGGGCCAGCGCTACCTCCGCAACGTGACGGTGGCGGTGGACGACGTCAAGCGCATCGACGAGACGCAGGACGAGGTGGAGAAGCTGCTGGCCGACCGCCACGGCGTGGTGGACTTCCAGATCCGCAACATGGCCTCGATCATCGAGGCCACCGAACAGACGCAGAACACGCTGACGATCCTGCTCGGCTCCATCGCGGCGATCTCGCTGCTGGTGGGCGGCATCGGGGTGATGAACATCATGCTGGTGTCGGTCACCGAACGCACCCGCGAGATCGGCATCCGCATGGCCACCGGCGCCCGCGAGGCCAACATCATGCAGCAGTTCCTGATCGAGGCGGTGGTGGTCTCGGCCCTCGGCGGCGCCATCGGCGTGGCCGGCGGCCTCGCGACGGCCGCCATCATCGGCGCCTTCGGCACCCCCATCCAGTACTCGGTCGCGCCGGTCGTGCTGGCCTTCGGCTGCGCGTTCGCGACCGGCCTCGTGTTCGGCTACCTCCCGGCCAAGAAGGCCGCCAAGCTCGACCCCGTGGTCGCGCTGTCGGCGGAGTGA
- a CDS encoding efflux RND transporter periplasmic adaptor subunit: MNVSARKSWVRRALNPYSVSVLVLTLAGGGWWAWQAFGVGKNPRDLYQIATVQKGDLEDLVTATGTVQPRDYVDVGAQVSGQLKKLYVEVGSRVESGDLLAEIDPTVLKATVDGRRASLRNQQATLLDRQSALELAQLQATRQKNLMAADATTKESVQVAEASLRSAKAQIAAVTAQIEQTESQLRADEANLNYAKIFAPMSGTVVSVTARQGQTLNANQTAPTILRVADLNTMTVQTQVSEAEVSKLRQGMEVYFTTLGGQGRRWYGALRKVEPTPTVTNNVVLYNALFDVTNTNNALMPNMTTQVFFIAASAQDVLLVPTSAVTLQRGPGGAGGRGGRRGERASAGEAASAASAPSRAASAPQAAASAPRRPRPETAASAPAPRASAPAGDAAADRFASMSPEERRAAFEAMSPEERQAMRERRRAMREAAGESAPPPRPAEAPASSPRRHAAKADAAEPAASGPVNRGMTGGFVGTAGQRAPRKGTVKVIDADGHIEERPVELGVTTRVQAQVLSGLKEGDEVVTGLKPPPAAQKAAQQGPGGGLQQGPGGMPPGAGGGNRGR, encoded by the coding sequence ATGAATGTCTCTGCGCGCAAGTCCTGGGTTCGGCGGGCGTTGAATCCGTATTCGGTGTCGGTGCTCGTGCTCACGCTGGCCGGCGGCGGGTGGTGGGCCTGGCAGGCCTTCGGCGTGGGCAAGAATCCGCGTGACCTCTATCAGATCGCCACCGTCCAGAAGGGTGACCTGGAGGACCTCGTCACCGCCACCGGCACCGTGCAGCCGCGCGACTACGTGGACGTGGGTGCGCAGGTCTCCGGCCAGCTCAAGAAGCTGTACGTGGAGGTGGGCTCGCGGGTGGAATCGGGCGACCTGCTCGCCGAGATCGACCCCACCGTGCTGAAGGCCACCGTGGACGGCCGGCGCGCGAGCCTGCGCAACCAGCAGGCCACGCTGCTCGATCGGCAGTCCGCCCTCGAGCTCGCGCAGCTGCAGGCCACGCGCCAGAAGAACCTGATGGCGGCCGACGCCACCACGAAGGAATCGGTGCAGGTGGCCGAGGCCTCGCTGCGGTCGGCCAAGGCCCAGATCGCCGCGGTGACCGCGCAGATCGAGCAGACCGAATCGCAGCTGCGCGCCGACGAGGCGAACCTCAACTACGCGAAGATCTTCGCGCCGATGTCGGGCACCGTGGTGTCCGTGACGGCGCGCCAGGGCCAGACCCTGAACGCGAACCAGACCGCGCCGACCATCCTGCGCGTCGCCGACCTGAACACGATGACCGTGCAGACGCAGGTGTCGGAAGCCGAGGTCTCGAAGCTGCGCCAGGGCATGGAGGTGTACTTCACCACGCTCGGCGGCCAGGGCCGGCGCTGGTACGGCGCGCTCCGCAAGGTCGAGCCCACCCCCACGGTGACCAACAACGTGGTGCTCTACAACGCGCTGTTCGACGTGACGAACACCAACAACGCACTGATGCCGAACATGACCACGCAGGTCTTCTTCATCGCCGCGTCCGCGCAGGACGTGCTGCTCGTGCCCACGTCGGCCGTGACGCTGCAGCGCGGCCCCGGTGGCGCCGGCGGCCGCGGCGGTCGCCGTGGCGAGCGGGCGTCGGCGGGTGAAGCCGCTTCGGCCGCATCGGCCCCGTCGCGTGCGGCGTCCGCGCCGCAGGCCGCGGCCTCGGCACCGCGCCGCCCCCGCCCCGAGACGGCGGCCTCCGCCCCCGCTCCGCGCGCGTCCGCGCCGGCCGGGGATGCGGCCGCCGACCGCTTCGCCTCGATGAGCCCCGAGGAGCGCCGCGCCGCGTTCGAGGCCATGTCGCCCGAGGAACGCCAGGCGATGCGCGAACGCCGCCGCGCGATGCGTGAAGCCGCGGGCGAATCCGCCCCGCCGCCGCGTCCGGCCGAGGCCCCGGCCTCGTCGCCCCGCCGCCACGCCGCGAAAGCCGATGCCGCCGAGCCGGCCGCGTCCGGCCCCGTCAACCGCGGCATGACCGGCGGGTTCGTCGGCACCGCCGGCCAGCGCGCGCCGCGCAAGGGCACCGTGAAGGTGATCGACGCGGACGGCCACATCGAGGAACGCCCTGTCGAACTGGGCGTGACGACGCGGGTGCAGGCGCAGGTGCTGTCCGGCCTGAAGGAAGGCGACGAGGTCGTCACCGGCCTGAAGCCGCCGCCGGCCGCGCAGAAGGCCGCACAACAGGGCCCGGGCGGCGGCCTGCAGCAAGGGCCGGGCGGCATGCCTCCCGGCGCCGGTGGTGGCAACCGGGGCCGCTGA
- a CDS encoding ATP-binding protein: protein MSSELPPSSAPGWRWPARFDTLRIKLFLAIAGANAVLALATFLVFSWSFDQGFVEYLNRADEARLQPVIARLAEGHAREGSWKWATEDRKRWFDVLRDVLGSRVVRRGDEPASAASVPAEPAASAPGDAPPPGPPPDPLLTIDPRLMLFDADGKLLVGRPEMAAEAVQKPIVGNGQVVGYLGYVPRLKTVASLEKLFAAQQNRKFGVIAVGMLVAGLAVSALLSWWLARRIRRLAAGAHALIQGHYEVRIAVQGADELAQLAGDFNHLARTLEAAQRARQQWIADIAHELRTPLAVLRAEIEALQDGVRPLGAASLGSLAQEVAHLSRLVDDLRMLSLSDTGALTYHKEALDIADVVDDVLQAHRAALHDKGFDVSFEPGTAARVFGDSARLAQVFGNLLQNTLRYTDAPARLAVRVGNDGGQVLVTWEDSSPGVSEADLPRLTERLFRVEGSRSRAGGGSGLGLAIAVAIVSAHGGEMAAGASPLGGVRWQLRFPKFDGGGAHG from the coding sequence ATGTCTTCCGAGCTTCCTCCTTCTTCGGCCCCGGGCTGGCGCTGGCCCGCGCGGTTCGACACCCTGCGCATCAAACTGTTCCTCGCGATCGCCGGTGCGAACGCGGTGCTCGCGCTCGCCACGTTCCTCGTGTTCAGCTGGAGCTTCGACCAGGGTTTCGTCGAGTACCTCAACCGCGCCGACGAGGCCCGCCTGCAGCCCGTGATCGCGCGCCTGGCCGAAGGCCACGCACGCGAGGGCAGCTGGAAGTGGGCGACCGAGGACCGCAAGCGCTGGTTCGACGTGCTGCGCGACGTGCTGGGCTCGCGCGTGGTGCGCCGCGGCGACGAGCCGGCGTCGGCCGCGTCGGTGCCCGCCGAACCCGCCGCGTCCGCGCCCGGCGACGCGCCACCACCGGGTCCGCCGCCCGATCCGCTGCTCACCATCGACCCGCGCCTGATGCTGTTCGACGCCGACGGCAAGCTGCTCGTGGGCCGCCCCGAGATGGCGGCCGAGGCGGTGCAGAAGCCCATCGTGGGCAACGGCCAGGTCGTCGGCTACCTCGGCTACGTGCCGCGGCTGAAGACGGTCGCATCGCTCGAGAAGCTCTTCGCCGCGCAGCAGAACCGCAAGTTCGGCGTGATCGCCGTGGGCATGCTGGTGGCCGGTCTCGCGGTCAGCGCGCTGCTGTCGTGGTGGCTCGCGCGCCGCATCCGCCGGCTCGCGGCGGGGGCGCATGCGCTGATCCAGGGGCACTACGAGGTCCGCATCGCGGTCCAGGGTGCCGACGAACTGGCCCAGCTGGCCGGGGACTTCAACCACCTCGCGCGCACGCTCGAGGCCGCGCAGCGCGCCCGCCAGCAGTGGATCGCCGACATCGCGCACGAACTGCGCACGCCGCTGGCCGTGCTGCGCGCCGAGATCGAGGCGCTGCAGGACGGCGTGCGCCCGCTCGGAGCCGCGAGCCTCGGCTCGCTCGCGCAGGAGGTGGCGCACCTGTCGCGGCTGGTGGACGATCTGCGCATGCTCTCCCTGTCCGACACCGGCGCGCTCACGTACCACAAGGAGGCGCTCGACATCGCCGACGTGGTCGACGACGTGCTGCAGGCGCACCGTGCCGCGCTGCACGACAAGGGCTTCGACGTGTCCTTCGAACCGGGGACCGCCGCGCGGGTCTTCGGCGACAGCGCCCGCCTTGCCCAGGTCTTCGGCAACCTGCTGCAGAACACGCTGCGCTACACCGATGCGCCCGCGCGGCTGGCCGTGCGGGTCGGAAACGACGGTGGGCAGGTGCTCGTCACGTGGGAGGATTCGAGCCCGGGTGTCTCCGAGGCCGACCTGCCGCGCCTGACCGAACGCCTGTTCCGCGTGGAGGGGTCGCGCAGCCGCGCCGGCGGCGGATCGGGCCTCGGCCTCGCGATCGCGGTGGCCATCGTCTCGGCCCACGGCGGCGAGATGGCGGCCGGCGCGAGCCCGCTCGGCGGGGTCCGGTGGCAATTGAGGTTCCCGAAGTTCGATGGTGGAGGTGCCCATGGCTGA
- a CDS encoding response regulator: MAERILIVEDEDKIADILRDYLLQHGFEVSRLTRGDEVEAWMRDHGADLVLLDLMLPGKNGLDVCKALRQQTQAAIVMVTARVEEIDRLLGLELGADDYICKPFSPREVVARVKAVLRRTHGGASAEHDLVLDDAGWRATLGGRDLGLTAVEYQLLKVLAAQPGRIFSREQLMDAMYRDTRVVSDRTVDSHVKKLRKKVADVSPHREIIHSVYGVGYKFEWGAGA, translated from the coding sequence ATGGCTGAGCGGATCCTGATCGTCGAGGACGAGGACAAGATCGCCGACATCCTGCGCGACTACCTGCTGCAGCACGGCTTCGAGGTGTCCCGCCTCACGCGCGGCGACGAGGTGGAGGCGTGGATGCGCGACCACGGCGCCGACCTCGTGCTGCTCGACCTGATGCTGCCGGGCAAGAACGGCCTCGACGTCTGCAAGGCGCTGCGCCAGCAGACGCAGGCCGCGATCGTGATGGTGACCGCGCGCGTCGAGGAGATCGACCGCCTGCTCGGCCTCGAGCTCGGCGCCGACGACTACATCTGCAAGCCGTTCAGCCCGCGCGAAGTGGTCGCGCGCGTCAAGGCGGTGCTGCGCCGCACCCATGGCGGTGCATCGGCCGAACACGACCTGGTGCTCGACGATGCCGGCTGGCGCGCCACGCTCGGCGGCCGCGACCTCGGCCTCACCGCGGTCGAGTACCAGCTGCTGAAGGTGCTCGCGGCCCAGCCGGGCCGCATCTTCTCGCGCGAACAGCTGATGGATGCGATGTACCGGGACACGCGCGTGGTGTCCGATCGCACCGTCGACAGCCACGTGAAGAAGCTGCGCAAGAAGGTCGCGGACGTGTCTCCGCACCGCGAGATCATCCACTCGGTGTACGGCGTGGGCTACAAATTCGAGTGGGGTGCGGGCGCGTGA
- a CDS encoding SWIB/MDM2 domain-containing protein yields MATAKPPAKKAAPAKKVAAKKAAPAAKKAAPAKKAAPAKKAAPAKKAAAKAPAKKRTPNAAFMKAMTPSPQLAAVIGATPVPRTEVTKKVWEYIKANNLQDSAKRTMINADAKLKEIFKKAQVSMFEMTKLINGHLK; encoded by the coding sequence ATGGCAACTGCGAAACCCCCCGCCAAGAAGGCGGCTCCTGCGAAGAAGGTAGCGGCTAAGAAAGCCGCGCCGGCCGCCAAGAAGGCAGCCCCCGCGAAGAAGGCCGCTCCGGCCAAGAAGGCAGCTCCGGCGAAGAAGGCCGCTGCAAAGGCTCCCGCGAAGAAGCGCACGCCGAACGCCGCGTTCATGAAGGCCATGACCCCCAGCCCGCAACTGGCCGCCGTGATCGGCGCCACCCCGGTGCCCCGCACCGAGGTCACGAAGAAGGTCTGGGAGTACATCAAGGCCAACAACCTTCAAGACTCCGCGAAGCGCACCATGATCAACGCCGACGCCAAGCTGAAGGAAATCTTCAAGAAGGCGCAAGTCTCGATGTTCGAGATGACGAAGCTGATCAACGGTCACCTGAAGTGA
- a CDS encoding hybrid sensor histidine kinase/response regulator, giving the protein MHSERLPDEHRRFASLQAFGIVDTAPEESFDELVACAAQLTGCPIAAICLIDERHQWFKAVVGMPPIELPREQTFCAHTILGTDVMEVPDARLDPRFVQHPGVTGEPHVRLYAGMPLCVDGVMVGSLFVVDVVPRSLEPAQRDALRRLAKVALGLMRGLERLTSLEQERARLLDFARASGDWMWETDEHLRYTWVSGAFEAVTGMPPVSLIGQTIADSPLLDDLGEPLPGGQTFHGLLRARRHVTRVLTDKTTQRGVLQISRSAVPAYDAQGRFCGYRGTARDVSARVAGERGAHAQAELLRKLSSQVPGVIFQFRLLPDHTVHYLYASDACREMFGADPPHEGDGGDREVVCRSVHPDDRAGFMRSLVEAARSLTPWNREYRTLRDGKVRWLEIRALPEPHPAGGLLWHGFTADVTARKEIELALRTGERRWSMAARAAGIGIAQFDRPSDRISLDAIACANHGLAPLRAELTMAEWLQHFHPGDRSGARHALEQAMARRGTLEARYRMTLPDGSTRTLEIHAHCTVDDGGQVNGMLGTCRDVTQQVAHEQLRRDKETAERASRAKSEFLSRVSHELRTPLNGILGFAQLMALDQVHTLAPDQAHRLDSVLYAGRHLLELINDVLDLARIEQGDVSMQREPVDLMASVSACIALVQPLADKANVRVAMPPPSPHWSVADVRAVEQVLINLLSNAIKYNRPGGEVRVVLRHETGWVHLSVSDEGQGLTPEQQAHLFEPFNRLGAEQRRVEGTGLGLVIARALAHAMGGQLRLLSAPGLGSTFTLSLPAGSAPEGVEAKPEAPALPPARPSARSRNVLYIEDEPLNQLLMQELFRSQPHWTLHVAGDGATGLAHLSNARPDLVLIDMNLPDMNGLELIRRVREAPATGDLHCIALSADAMQPQIDAALAAGYNAYWTKPVHVPNVLSGLAEILG; this is encoded by the coding sequence ATGCATTCAGAGCGTCTGCCCGATGAACACCGCCGTTTCGCCAGCCTGCAGGCGTTCGGCATCGTCGACACCGCTCCCGAGGAAAGCTTCGACGAACTCGTCGCCTGCGCGGCGCAGCTGACCGGCTGCCCCATCGCCGCCATCTGCCTCATCGACGAACGCCACCAATGGTTCAAGGCGGTGGTCGGCATGCCCCCCATCGAACTGCCGCGCGAGCAGACCTTCTGCGCCCACACCATCCTCGGCACCGACGTGATGGAGGTGCCCGACGCGCGCCTCGACCCGCGCTTCGTGCAACACCCCGGTGTCACCGGCGAGCCGCACGTGCGGCTCTACGCCGGCATGCCGCTGTGTGTCGACGGGGTGATGGTGGGCTCGCTGTTCGTGGTCGACGTCGTGCCGCGTTCGCTCGAACCCGCGCAGCGCGACGCCCTGCGCCGCCTCGCCAAGGTGGCGCTGGGCCTGATGCGCGGCCTCGAGCGGCTCACGTCGCTGGAACAGGAGCGCGCGCGGCTGCTCGACTTCGCGCGGGCCTCGGGCGACTGGATGTGGGAGACCGACGAACACCTGCGCTACACGTGGGTGTCGGGCGCCTTCGAGGCGGTGACCGGCATGCCCCCCGTCTCGCTGATCGGCCAGACCATTGCGGACTCGCCGCTGCTCGACGACCTCGGCGAGCCGCTCCCCGGCGGCCAGACGTTCCACGGCCTGCTGCGCGCGCGGCGGCACGTCACGCGCGTGCTGACCGACAAGACCACCCAGCGCGGCGTGCTGCAGATCTCGCGCAGCGCCGTGCCGGCCTACGACGCCCAGGGCCGCTTCTGCGGCTACCGCGGCACCGCGCGCGACGTGTCGGCGCGGGTGGCGGGCGAACGCGGCGCGCACGCGCAGGCCGAGCTGCTGCGCAAGCTGTCGTCGCAGGTGCCCGGCGTGATCTTCCAGTTCCGGCTGCTGCCCGACCACACCGTTCACTATCTCTACGCGAGCGACGCGTGCCGCGAGATGTTCGGCGCCGACCCGCCGCACGAGGGCGACGGCGGAGACCGCGAGGTGGTGTGCCGCTCCGTCCACCCGGACGACCGGGCGGGGTTCATGCGCAGCCTGGTCGAGGCGGCGCGGTCGCTCACGCCGTGGAACCGCGAGTACCGCACGCTGCGCGACGGCAAGGTGCGCTGGCTCGAGATCCGCGCGTTGCCCGAGCCGCATCCGGCCGGCGGATTGCTGTGGCACGGCTTCACGGCCGACGTGACCGCGCGCAAGGAGATCGAGCTCGCGCTGCGCACCGGCGAGCGTCGCTGGAGCATGGCCGCCCGTGCCGCGGGCATCGGCATCGCCCAGTTCGACCGCCCCTCCGACCGCATCTCGCTCGACGCCATCGCCTGCGCGAACCACGGCCTCGCGCCGCTGCGCGCCGAACTGACGATGGCCGAGTGGCTGCAGCACTTCCATCCCGGCGACCGCAGCGGCGCCCGGCATGCGCTGGAGCAGGCGATGGCGCGGCGTGGCACGCTGGAGGCGCGGTACCGCATGACCCTGCCCGACGGGTCGACGCGCACGCTCGAGATCCACGCGCACTGCACGGTCGACGACGGCGGGCAGGTCAACGGCATGCTGGGCACCTGCCGCGACGTCACGCAGCAGGTGGCGCACGAGCAGCTCCGCCGCGACAAGGAAACGGCGGAGCGGGCCAGCCGCGCGAAGAGCGAGTTCCTCTCCCGCGTGAGCCACGAGCTGCGCACGCCGCTCAACGGCATCCTCGGCTTCGCGCAGCTGATGGCCCTCGACCAGGTGCACACCCTCGCGCCCGACCAGGCCCACCGCCTCGACAGCGTGCTGTACGCCGGTCGGCACCTGCTGGAGCTGATCAACGACGTGCTGGACCTCGCCCGCATCGAGCAGGGCGACGTGTCGATGCAGCGCGAGCCGGTGGACCTCATGGCCTCGGTGTCGGCCTGCATCGCGCTGGTCCAGCCACTGGCGGACAAGGCGAACGTGCGGGTGGCCATGCCGCCACCGTCGCCGCACTGGTCCGTGGCGGACGTCCGCGCGGTGGAGCAGGTGCTGATCAACCTGCTGTCGAACGCGATCAAGTACAACCGCCCCGGCGGGGAGGTGCGCGTGGTGCTGCGGCACGAGACCGGGTGGGTGCACCTCTCGGTGAGCGACGAGGGTCAGGGCCTCACGCCGGAACAGCAGGCGCACCTGTTCGAGCCGTTCAACCGCCTCGGCGCCGAGCAGCGCCGGGTCGAGGGCACCGGCCTCGGCCTCGTGATCGCGCGGGCGCTGGCGCACGCGATGGGCGGCCAGCTGCGGCTGCTGAGCGCACCGGGCCTCGGCTCCACCTTCACGCTGTCGCTGCCGGCCGGCAGCGCCCCCGAGGGGGTCGAGGCGAAGCCCGAGGCCCCGGCGCTTCCGCCGGCACGGCCGTCTGCGCGGTCGCGCAACGTGCTCTACATCGAGGACGAACCGCTGAACCAGCTGCTGATGCAGGAGCTGTTCCGCTCGCAGCCCCACTGGACGCTGCACGTGGCCGGTGACGGCGCCACGGGCCTCGCGCACCTGTCGAACGCGCGCCCGGACCTCGTGCTGATCGACATGAACCTGCCCGACATGAACGGGCTGGAGCTGATCCGCCGCGTGCGCGAGGCGCCGGCCACGGGCGACCTGCACTGCATCGCGCTGTCCGCCGATGCCATGCAGCCGCAGATCGACGCGGCGCTGGCGGCGGGCTACAACGCCTACTGGACCAAGCCCGTGCATGTGCCCAACGTGCTCAGCGGGCTCGCCGAGATCCTCGGCTGA